The genomic segment ATTCTGCAGAACAATAGCCCGTCAGGTCGCACCCTGCCGACGCCGCCCCCCGCGGCGCGCCCGGGATTGGAACACCGCTTGCGGTTACGGCCGGGCGCACGACCCGCCAGGCCCCGGGGCGAAGAGCAGGGCACGGCTCGCGGCTGCGAGTCGGCTTTTCTCCGCAAAAAAGAGGTGTGATCCCCTGGAATCCACGACGCAGTGGGAAATTTACCAGATCAGGGGCGACGCCGAGGGGCGGGATGCCTTCGTCCGCCGGCATTTGGGGCTGGTGCACCACGTTGCTCGCCGGCTGGCGCGCGCGCTCCCCGGTGACGCCCAGTTTGACGACCTGGTGAGCGCGGGCACCGTCGGCCTTATGCAGGCGGTGGAGACCTTCGACCGCGGCCGGGGGCTGGCCTTCAGCACGTACGCGGCGCCCCGGATCCGCGGCGCCATGCTGGACGACATGCGCCGCTGGGATCACCTGCCCCGCTCCATCCGCTGCAAGCAGCGGCAGATCAGCTCCG from the Gemmatimonadota bacterium genome contains:
- a CDS encoding FliA/WhiG family RNA polymerase sigma factor, with product MARQVAPCRRRPPRRARDWNTACGYGRAHDPPGPGAKSRARLAAASRLFSAKKRCDPLESTTQWEIYQIRGDAEGRDAFVRRHLGLVHHVARRLARALPGDAQFDDLVSAGTVGLMQAVETFDRGRGLAFSTYAAPRIRGAMLDDMRRWDHLPRSIRCKQRQISSARDALRASLDREPDDRETAAELDIEVEKLWRWEAEIHQAQQASEDRPAQTAEARATPPPDQIPAEDADAMESRLDHEQEVDLLREEILKLKERQRVVLSLYYFEELKLHEIAEVLGLTESRVSQIRSQAIAALRAALARLRDPDGSPQR